aaacgttatATATCAGCTGAATTAGAAGCAGAtttcatttgttcattcatCTGCTGTTCACTCAATTTGCAATTAATcgattattcatttgtttttcctgctaaAGGTTTCTCCTATTACTAAGAAAATGTGACATGTGATTTAAATCGACCAATAAAATAACAGATTTTGCTCTAAAaagatgtaaacaaacatgaatgaatgGCATAATACAGTTCTACGGCCAGCTGGGACATATTTGTATAGtttttgacaaataaaacaatcagtTTATCTTCTAATCACTGTGTTTTAgaacatttattatattttactgcTTATATGTCTTGAATATCTTAAATTTTAAAGTAAAGAATTGTCCAAGATGTTAAATTGTAAATAGAAAtacattcatttacattattaCTTTGAAATATATCCCCCTAAAACCTTTAAAAGTTATAAAATTAATCAATAGCCCTTTTCAAAGCAAGGCAGTGGTGAATATCTGTAATTATTGAGCAATCATTACCAGTGAATATCCAaaagtcagacaaaaaaaaaaaaaagggtggggtggagaaataattaaaaaagccaaAACGTGCAAAGCGTCGGGAATCGTCTCGACGTCATCGGGAGCGAAGGATCGACGGACTGTTTAAGATTCTGGAAGTTTGAAAACACCTCATGCATTATAAGTGAAGCGCTGCCCCGAGTTCCCCGAGTTTAATCCTTTCCTGCGAGTGCTTCATCAACCTTCAGCTTTTTTGACAAGACAGAAGTTTCAGCATGTATGATTAATAAGATACAAATGTGCAACTGATATTTGATAAATGACTTTGGTTTCATATTCATGATGTACAATGAATATGCAGCACCGGGGGCTTAGGCCTACTTGATTGATCAAATGTATTCCATTCATCACTTATTTTTGCTTAATTAGCATATTTGAAGCAACACCATTAGGACTATGGGCTATTTGGGAGATATGATGTATGTTGGGGAGCAGACATACATGCATTCTTCTTTGTCTCGTAGCTCTCGCAATCTCAGGAGGCAGAATTCATTATGAGGCAGATTTTGCAGCTTGTTATCCGCccagaagaaaagcaaaaggtGCAGGATTCCGATCTGCCATTTTTCACCACTTCTTAAGTCTTTGCTcgtccacatttgaaaacaatacCACGTCAGGGCATCCACAGGAGCGCGACACAGAAGGACGGCGAAGTGTTTTCCGacgtgtctctgcagaggacgcACGGCTCTTTCCCTGGGAATATTTCTCAGAGGGACGTGATAACCCCGAAGGACTTTGGACGGAATAAATGGGAGAAAAGGGAGTGAGGATGTGGGTCATTATAGCTATAAGTTCTAAAGCCCTTCATTAAACACATGAGCTCGTCATTaccctgctgctgtgatgaacacaccccccctccccctccctcctccagttTACAGGCCAGATGATGCAGAGAATCCACGCTCGTCTGGCACAGGGGCGAAGCAAAGTCAGGCACAgtgtaaatgttttgtgtgaacCCAAGCAGGAACATTCTGATGCACATTTGCCCCATTACGGCGCATCAGCATCAGCGAGACGCACGCTAGTGCAAGCAAGGAGCGTACACTTATCATTATTTGATAGCATGTTTAACGACAGATTGACAAAGGATTTGCAAATGCGAGCTGGCGCCAATTTTGTTAAGGTTGGATTTCACTGCGTCTGCAATCCAAGTGTACTTATGTGCATAATCTGATTTTTCAACTAAGCTATTGGaacttttctatttatttttttttaactaactGTAACTAGCTGTAGAAATGTCTGCAGAGTCAGACGGAGACGTTTCTGAGGCTCTGATACATTTTAGAATCATTTTTACAGACGGACTTTTCGACTGGCTCCGCTGCGTTTGGACTCATTTCTATGAGAGATAAGATCTGGGACGGTTCCCTcctattaattttatttatttttccactttcaTTAAGGGGGGGGGGACCATGGAAGCAGTCAGGCTTCATCACTGAGTCATCTGCCCACTCCTCTGGTTAATATAAGATACTCCAACATTTCTTTTCATacagacagtgtgtgttcatgtatgaCCGTGTTCCTGTGCGTAATATTTTTATCATAATCAATCAGTTTAAAAACCCagattatctgtgtgtgtgtgtgtgtgtgtaattgcagAGAGTGTGATCTGTAATTAGCCGTGACGTGTTAGATATACGGTGCGATTAACTGTGTTAATATGCAAACATCCAAAACAGATTAATATAAAGCATCAAAAGAATTATGGGTTCATTTCACTTCATTACCTGAGACGTGTTACCTGAAGTTTATCAGTGTTTAATAActcatgtgtttatatttggGAGCATCATGATTGTTGTGAAATATGGATGCAGCTGATGTGCACTTCGATTTCCACCCTGCGATATTTCATGCACCTAAAAACGGCGATTGAAATCATATTAACCTTGCAGAGTTTGCGCGGCTATATAACATTTTTGTGTACTAACAATAATTCCCACATTGACTTTGACTTATTAGTGCAAATTATAGTCAGAGACAACTAATTTCCTTCTATGATTGCACTGATGATGGCATTTTTCTTTGGTTAGCCTTGGGCGAAGCTCTACTTGGTTGTGCTGAATCCTCAAAATGTACTTGTAGCCTATATATGCTCTGAATAATGATTTGCCTCTGCACATGGAGAGCCACTGTGGATAAAATGAGcccgaaaacaaaaataaatgcttcataaaaatgataaaatctgTGTAGTGGGCCTCATCCTTTTCCCGCAAAGCATTCTGCTGCAGCCGAAGAACAATGCTCGCTTCAATTTAGAATAAGTTGCTGCTCTAAAACATAATGGCCCTACAGACAAATCAGAGATCCATCGGCGGAGAAAGGCACTAAATAATTTATAGCTTTAATCTGCTCACTGAGGTGTGTGGTCTTTGACAGTAATTATAAATGCAGGCAGAAATTATAGCTGAATACTTTAACTGCATTAAGAGTCATCTGATGAACAACGTGATTGCCTGCTCATTTCCAACAATAGGGGGCAAGTTGGTGTCACAGCATTCAAATCACCACAGTGCCCATGTGCTTTTTCCCATTTACCATCAAATGTCACTTGCCCGTTATAAAATAGAGATTTGATGGGTGGAGGTAATTGAAGACTTGATTGCTTGAAAAGAGATGAATTGCATAAAATGTTTATGAATTTAGAAGGCAATTATTTTTAATAGCCTTGAAATAATAGAGCTGGAGGAAATATGTTTAATTGTTATGATACCATCTTGCAGCAACAGCAGCGGCGTTCACAGGAAAGCAATAAAGGCTGACAAGAAGATATATCTTTGAGGTGTATCTAAAAGTCTTACGGGTGAAGAAGAGAATGCAGTGTACTGTACCGAACAGAGATATTGTCCTTTGTCTCATACATAGAAAGATattgtggttttaaatattAGATTAGTGGTTAATGCTTTAGTTTATGAGTCTGCTATATTTTCCTGATGAGCTTCCCTGgaaataataattgtaatttgGATTTAATTGCAGGTAAAACAGGAATTTTACACATATGCTGAATCGTGTTTGCCTGTGGCATAATGTCCGACTGAACAACAAATTGCAGGATTAATGTAACTGTGGTATTTTTTAATTGGAAGGTATTCTGCCTCCGAAGGTTGCTGAGAACTTTCCAAGAAAACTACAAGGTAATGACCTACATCAGAATAATTTAATcttaataatacactttattctaTATCACACTTTTCTTAACAATGTTATAAAGTTCTGGATTAAAAACCAGACAAGGCAGTTGCCTAAAAGGACGTCGGTGTGTACATCATGAGAACgcaaacataataataataataataataataatacttatatgtaaagtatttatgtattttgttcCGTCAGTGTTCACATCATCTTTATCTCAACACTTTTCTAAACATATTCCAGCTGCAAAcgtcaaaaacaaacagagagacaactTGAAAAGGATAAAAATAAGAATGCGAGCTGTTATCAAATGTTAACTCTTTATTTGAATAAGTAAAAAAGGTGCAGGTATCACAGGTATCATCTGTCTTGCTGTTATCCTTGTTGCATGAAACGCActgggggtttttttttgttgttttttttcttctaaaatatatttacatgtgaaatATGCTCGTTTCCAAACGGTCTAGTAATTTTTTGAGTCATGTACAGAATCTGAGTCTAAACTGGTgattaaacatttattaaagtgctttttttttttttctcttctatcATTGCAACACAAAACATCTTTACATAGCAATTCACTGTACaggtctgcatgtgtgttatcGTGTGTCGGGCTACCTGTTTGGACAGCTGCACGTGTATGCAGGTGTATCACAGAAGTTGTAAAGTACAATTagttcattattttgtttttgaaatacaATTGAAACTTGACATATCATACAAATAAATAGTAGTCATAGCCGGGGCTATTGCATGCAAACAGCAATTAAGTTTCTTCAAGCAgtaatacatttcattactggtgATGCATTTGAGCAGGGTGCAAAAGTATCTCTTAGTGTTTCCTTATACAATTTCTAACCAGTGTGTCTTTGCTGTACtccatgaaatgttttaataatgatTCACACTACACAACGTTAATCGGAGAATGGCTGAAATATCTGACCcgtgtattaaaaaaaaatttaaaaaaaaaaaaaaaaaaaaaggaagaaaatgaaaagaagtgaCGATAATatgaagaaaatcaaaactACTCCTTGTCCATTTCCACGTATTGTGAATGGTTGTCGGGGGATTTGCTGTGAGTTTTACTCAAATGGAGTTTGACGGCGTGATTACTCGCAAATGTCCGACAGCAGAGCTTACATTTGAACTTTGAGTCAACGTCCTCCTCCGTGACCAGAGCCTCTGTGGCTCTGACACCGAGGACCTTCGACAGCTCTGGCTCGTCTACCTTCGTCTGGTGCTCCACGGGCATTTTGCACATGTCTTTGATTTGGAACCCGAGGTGGGATTCCAGATGGGAAATGAATGCGGCCGGTGACCTAAACTGGGAAGCGCAGTCATTGCAGTAGAAGATGGGGTGGCCCGTGTCCATGTTCTTCAGAAATTTGGTCCCTCCGGTTTTGCGCAGTTGGTATTTGACATTCGCTAACCAATGGCTTATAGTGGTCATGGACAATCCAGTGAACTTGGAGATGTGCATCCGTTCCTGAGGGCCGAGGTCTGAGAGCAGGTATTTCCCTTCGGAAGTCTGGAAGAGGCTGGAGGCAAACTGGGCTTGCAGGATGAGAAGGTGGCGAGGATTCCAGTTCGACTGTCTGCCTTTACGCTTGTGGATGGAGTACACCTCGGCGGACACGTCCTCAAAGCGCCTGACGTCCGATTCCAGTTTCATGGTCGGGATCCTCGACGGGATGGAGGGTTTTGGCGTCGTGGCTTTTGGAAGAACTTTAACCATGTCAGCTATGTCGGACAAAGCATATTTCTGTGGCATCGGGGTGGAGGGCTGCAGTAGCGCTGAACTTGGCATGCTGTGTTTGGATTTCGTCAGGTCTATTGGTTGGTCGTCACCAACAAAGAGAAAGGTGTTATCGGGCCTATTTCTTACGGGATTTCTGAGCATTAAAGATGGTTTCTCGCTGCTACGGTTAATTTCAGCAAAAATCGACTGGGTGTGAGCAGATAGTTTATCTACTCTCGAGTTATTGGGCTTGTTTGCTTTGCCCAGATGATTGTTCAGAACCGACTGCAGTGCACTAAGAGGGTTTATGCCAAGTACATCCGGAGTGTCACTGAGAGGCTCTGAAGTAGCGCTGCGTCCATTGCTGGCAGAGGGACTTGGTGTCTTGCCTCTGTCAGAGAAATCTGGGCTCAACTTCCCTTTGATCGCTTCACTCCCTTCATTCACACAGTCTGCATCCAGCtttgaagaggaagaggaatcgTCCTGACAATCGCTGTCATCATTCTCCACCAGATCAAACTTGATATTCTGACTTTCTTTACCATCGCTAATgccaaccttttcttttttgatgtCCACATTTTGATGCTGTCCCTGGGGAGCCTCGACTCCCACAGCACCGTGGTACAACTTCCCCTTTGGGGCAATCGGCCTCAGCTTGTGGTTAAATGTCTGCTTTAGCTGAGTGGGGGGGGATGCTGAGAGGGGGGCGCTTTTGATGATGCCAGAGAGCTGATAGGCAGCGTGAATGCTCGGATAGGCACTCCAGCTCGGCGTCCCCGTTTGAGCTTTATTGATGGCAGAGGCCACGGTGTTGGCTAAAGATTTAAGAatgtcccctcctcctcctgagtcCTGTTCAAGATCTTCCTCACGGAGATAAGGGTACTTAAAAGCCCCATTGTTTGCCTTTTGATCCTCGCTCTCTTGCTTGTCATCCTTAGCTTCAGTGTCCTCCATTTTGTCTGATGTACCTTCCCCCTGGCTATCCCTCTCGCTCCCCCCGGGGGAGGCATTTTTCGGAGACACCTTTTCTCCCTCGTTGTCACTGGCAGCCGGCTCAGCTAAACCCTGGATCTTCTCTATGGCCAGGGGGTCAAGCGCCAACTGTTTGCCCTTTTTAGAGGCTGAATTTGTGACTTTAATGAAGTGTCCGGTAACCATCATATGCGTGGTGAGCTGCTGAAGGGTGTCATGAGAGCTTCCGCACTCCATGCATTTAAGAATCTGAGACTTGCACGTTTCAAACTGCCATGTGTAACTCGCTCCATTCTGATAGCCGTAGCGGTTATTGTTAGCATTTGCAATGGTGGCGGCCCGTTGTGCCTCAGTGTAGCCAGATATACCAGTCGTGGAGTCGGGGGAGCAAGGTCTTACTGTGTCAAAGGCCCGTTTCTTAGCTGGTGGCAACAATTTGGGTGTGATTACTGGGATTGGCTCTTTTAAAGGCACCTTTTGGTAATGTTTAGTTTTAATCATGTGGACGCTCAAATCCTGGAGTGAGTCAAAAGAGTGGCCACAGAACATGCACTTCAAAACTTTTTGTGCGTCCTCCTTCCCTTCCATATCATGCAAATTTCGTTTCCTCGATTTCGAGGACGAGGCAGAAGAGTTACTCTGTTTGCCGTGGTTGTTGTCCTGGTAGTGTCCGCTCTTATTCATGTGGACCGTCAGCTCCACAAGCGTGTCATAAGCTGCGCTACAATCCTTACAGCGGAATCGGCTGGCTCCTGTGAACACCGAGCCGCAGGGTTTGGTGGTTTGCCTGTACAGGTGGACAGAGCTAAAGAGGTTGGGTTTTGACACGGGCTTTGGCGAGAATGTCTGCTGCAAGGTCTTAGAGAGCGCGTCCTGGTGCCAGTCAAACTCACTTTTGGTGCTCCCGTTGGTGCTGTCACAGTTGGCTTTGCTGGTGTTTTTGGCCATTTTCAAGTCCATCCCTATCCCCGTCCAGTAGGAATCAGAAAGAAAGTTTGCATAGGCTGCCCTCATTTTCTCCAAGCTGCTGCCCGTCTCCTCCTTGTGTTTGGAGCTGCGGCTTTCCTCATCCCTCTGGCTCTCAGGTGGCGAGGAGGTTTTGAAGTCTGAGAGTCTGTCACTGCTGTCGCTGAGGCGCGACTCCAGTTCTGCCTCTTGATTGGAAAGGACACTAATGGGAGAGTTCTGGTTGCTGTAAGTGTTAGTGCTCTTGTTGTCGAGCTCTCTGTCCTCAGACAGTTTGGGGCTGGTCTTCTCCGAACATTCCTCCTCAGTTTGAGTGTCGTTCTCTCCGTCTTCCTCAGCGATGGCATCTTGAAGAGCCGCATCTTCATCAGGCATGTACACTAGAAAAGCAAGAGACAGAAATTAACGACATTGAAATGTGTTGTATAACAACAGTTTAATGACTCTATGAtttaatttacaatatttaGACGTCCCGAAGCATCAGATAGTAATTTTTTTGTGAGAAGCCATTTAAGACAACATAATGACAGCTGCTTTGTGCCTTGGGAGGTTGGAGCATATAGCTGGACATAATGTCTTTACTAAAAGACCGCTGCTGGTGCAACAGCTCCATGTAATTCACGACAGGCCATTGACTTAGTGCTGCGTCCAAGGTTTTCCTGGCCTCAAGTCGAGATGTTTACAACAATCATTGGCCACTGAGTGACAAAAGAAAATTGATTCTTCAAGGGCCCGTTAAGTGTTATTGCAAATGACCTATTCCATAGTGATTATGGATGTCACAAAACTGCAAGGAAAGTGTTCGCCTTCTGTTCTGGATAAATTCTTCTCCGCCTCCCTGAAGCTACACGTGAGGAATGGTTTCACACTAATCCAGATATTCTAATGTCccacgataaattaaaaagcattgactgaaaaagatgagaaaacatAACTTCACCAGACATTTAGCCACTATCACAGAAGTTTCAATATTCAGTAATTCAGCATCAGGAAACTGATTGTGTTGACggcagaataaaaataaaatgtgcaaatgtgaaTACTGATGAAGATGTTGATCGCGCTCGTGGAAGAGCTGATTCAATTATCAGTGTTAAAACCAGACAATTATACAAAATTTCAAAAGATTACTGGCAATCCGTCACGTCATTACATTTTCTCTGACAGTCTCATAAACAGCAATTACTTCTTCCATTATTCACCTGTTCGTTCTCCCAACTCATAGAGCACAAACATTATTGCTTCAATTAACAGATAATTAAACAACAGTATTTCTAATTGACACATTTCCCATCATCCAATTAGGGCAAACTCTGACTCAGCATCGGGGGCTGCAGGGGCCCGCTTGACATAATACGAACACAGCCACAGAAGATTAAAACGTCCTTTCTGACAATAACTGTTTCAGAGTATTTTAAATCTATCCACCCGGAAACCCACGTCAACACTATCACAACCGATGTTCGCGTATCTTATCAAGACATCCTGCAATAAATGCAGTTTGTCAGTGTTGTCACATATCTCAGATACTTTCCGCCTCGCAGACATGCTGGAAAATGTGCATTTTGGGAGAGACGTGGCAGATGTGCTCCGAGTTAAATATGAATAGGACATAACAGCCCTGTCCAGGCACTTATGCATGTGGTTaatatttcttttctgaatAGAGGGCACTCCGTGAAGGGTTGAAGCCGAGCACTCAGGAGTCCCACACCGGGCGTCCCATAAAATGTCTTCCCTTCTTTGCGCTCTGaaaataagacttttttttattatcaatatttCAAAAGAGCCTCAAGAGAAGCCCTGGAGGTGAACTGCTTGCCAGCTAATGGACGGAGATGGAGATGGGATTCGGactttcaaaacaaacatggagaatGGGGCCTCGTGAACAagagcctgcacacacacacacacacacacacacacacacacacacgccccgGTGCGCCGTGACCTTGATCCACCGCAAGAGAGATGTTTTGATTGGCCGACTGAGATCAGTGATGGCCTCCACAACACCCTTGATGCTCAGGGAGAGAGTTGTCAAGAGCACAGaggtatgttttatttatagtctTATATATAGTATTCACAGTGAAGGAGAGCACCAATGGCTGTGACAAGTTGATGTCCACTCTCTTCAAAGTCAGCACTGAAACAGAGGGGCCGGTAAGAACCAGCACCAAAGTGGCGAGATGAGCGTTTTAACGGTCCAGTGGTGCTCAGATAGAAATGGTTCCTGGTACAAACCATCATGCGATTGCTATTTCCTGCATTTTTCATGTTccttaaacccccccccccccccacagcatccactatataaaataaacattttaaaaataatgacagGCACAGCTTTTCCTAGAAAGAACCACTTACATAACCCGTAGTTAAATCAggtttttaatgtgaatgtttgtttcttATCTCGGTATTTGAGTCTGGAATTGACAGAGATTAACAGCTGCCCTTCCTGCTGTTCTATGCCTTTCTATCAGATGCCCTGAGTAGCAGACTTCCAGAGGCAGCAATTAACCTTCTGGCAGGGATCGCTCCGAGATACCCGCATGTCTGAGTCTGTTTGTAACTCTGCTCTGCCGACTCTTGGTCGACCACAGAACTGCTGCCACATCAAGCTGCGTTAGCTTTTAAACACAAGATCAGAGAAAAGAATTCTGTATGATATGCACCGTAAAACAAACTGCAAGAAATGTAAGAATTTGCACGAAACAAAAGTGAAGAGCAGCGACTGCTTGCACAGGAAATGCCTGCTTTGGAAATGTTGTCCACATGAGGCCTCTCCCAGGCTAACTGGCCTTACAAAACAAGAGGCTGGCATGCCTCGCCTGAGATTTAGCATGTCATAAACCGCTGTAAAGCCTCCAATCTGTGTCACTACAAATTTATATCTTCAGACAGAGATATGCAAAGGTCAAAAAACCTGAGGTGTCCATCATAAATCAGACAGTTGAAGTGTTTATAACCTTTATCCGTTAGAACAGACTCTTGGCAAAGCGAGGCCTGGATTTACAGAAGCAGCGGCCTGTTTCTGAGccaaaaggctttttttttcattacatcCAGAGAAACTAGCAAACCACATGGGAAACAGAACATTACATTTACTGCTATATTCATGCTGCCCAACTGGATCTGTGCTTACATGACAACAcgttaaaaagagagagagagagagcggtcTTTACTAGTCGACTTGGAGCAGTAACATCTTCATGGAGCTGGATCCCTCCTCCCCCGTATAACGTGAGTCTATTCAGGATGTGTCAATCATGTCAGAAACGTGCGTGCCAGCTGTAGAAGGGCATTCTGTTTCCAATATCAACATGCCAGCAGAAAGTTTTGTGATGGTGAGAACATCAACATTTATCCCCCGGAAGGTCAACGTTTCCTTCATTAATCTGACAAGCCTCGGAGAGTTAGCAGCCTGAGGAGCTTAGCTAATGGACAGCTGCAATACCCAGCGCAGGACTTTGTGAGTATCCGTGGTAACACTATCTTCAGAGAAGATTGGGTAATTCATAGGTGCCAGTGACAGGTCTGCACGTCTGTGCCACTTTCCCCAGCGCTCTCCGGTTGTCTCAAGCTACAGTTTTTGCTGCTCGCAAATCAATATCTCTTTTTACTTCCCATTGATTGCCTGGCAGTGGGACCAACCTAAGCAGGACTGTTATGACATTTCTAGATTTCCCCCTGTCCTTGGAACAATCAATTACACGCACATGGCAATCAAAACCTCTTTGCAAAATGAACCTGCTCCATGACATTTTCATCTCCCGGATTTATGctgtataaagaaaaaaaaaaaaagggatggtgggggtggggggggggggggcctggtGGATGGGCGCTAACAACGCAGGTCAGGATCACTGAACAATCCCCAGGCTGCCTCAGGAACTGTCATCTGGTTCCACTCACATGAAAGCAGTGTTCCCACTTAATTGTGTctgtacattaaaaaaaaccaacacgTTTAATAACCGTGTTCATCTGTTGTTATAAATAGGTGTGAAATGTCAGTCAAAAAGTACTTGGTGTACAAAACTCTCTCCAAAAGCTCCTTTGTGTCTGTAATGTCGGAAACAGGACGACGTGTTTATGAAAGTCACCGTGATGTGATTTCTTCAGTGAGCTATGATTAGAATGAGACACACATGCCACGAGGTTTAATGTTTGACAGTGATATCTGACTAACTCAGTGAGCAGTGCACGTCAAGATCAAACCGACGCATTGTCAGACATCCTGATGATAGTCCTGATGACACATCTGAGCTTAATTCTGAACCGAATCACATGAGGAACGGCGAAGAGCTAATTCTGAGGCCCGGAGCCATCTGTAAAGATCTGTAAACACCTCTCTCTTCATTGTTCCCTGTCAGGAAACAGTCTCTCCGAGCCCAAGGACACTGCAGAGTAAAGAGAGAACAATCGCGCTCAGTCTGCTCCCTTTGACAAATTTGTCTGGAGGTTAATTGATATCACAGAACAAAATAGTTTTTGACTGGCTTTTTAAACAGGAATTGTGTCATTAGTTCCCGTCTGACccattatttcatttcaacacttCGGTGTTAAATGACTCCGATGATGCCTTTGACGAGAcaaaacacagcagacacactgacactgacttgACCCGGTGTTGTGTTTAGGAGGAAATAGTTCTAACGTTACGGTCAAGATAAAAAAGGACGAAACATAGATCAGATAACGAAAAGTGGGTTTCACAGCAGCCGTGAACCCCCACAAAGTGGTTTCACCGGATCTTTCTGAGGCTTCGACTACAAAACCATGAGACGGAAACACTCATGTTAATTTTTGTATGCATGATGGAGATGTTACTTAAAGCGCATTACTTACTTCACTAAACACAAGCTATTCATGCAGATAAATGCCTTGCTTTCAA
This sequence is a window from Paralichthys olivaceus isolate ysfri-2021 chromosome 6, ASM2471397v2, whole genome shotgun sequence. Protein-coding genes within it:
- the LOC109640484 gene encoding teashirt homolog 2 isoform X2 → MSACTCLGSTVYMPDEDAALQDAIAEEDGENDTQTEEECSEKTSPKLSEDRELDNKSTNTYSNQNSPISVLSNQEAELESRLSDSSDRLSDFKTSSPPESQRDEESRSSKHKEETGSSLEKMRAAYANFLSDSYWTGIGMDLKMAKNTSKANCDSTNGSTKSEFDWHQDALSKTLQQTFSPKPVSKPNLFSSVHLYRQTTKPCGSVFTGASRFRCKDCSAAYDTLVELTVHMNKSGHYQDNNHGKQSNSSASSSKSRKRNLHDMEGKEDAQKVLKCMFCGHSFDSLQDLSVHMIKTKHYQKVPLKEPIPVITPKLLPPAKKRAFDTVRPCSPDSTTGISGYTEAQRAATIANANNNRYGYQNGASYTWQFETCKSQILKCMECGSSHDTLQQLTTHMMVTGHFIKVTNSASKKGKQLALDPLAIEKIQGLAEPAASDNEGEKVSPKNASPGGSERDSQGEGTSDKMEDTEAKDDKQESEDQKANNGAFKYPYLREEDLEQDSGGGGDILKSLANTVASAINKAQTGTPSWSAYPSIHAAYQLSGIIKSAPLSASPPTQLKQTFNHKLRPIAPKGKLYHGAVGVEAPQGQHQNVDIKKEKVGISDGKESQNIKFDLVENDDSDCQDDSSSSSKLDADCVNEGSEAIKGKLSPDFSDRGKTPSPSASNGRSATSEPLSDTPDVLGINPLSALQSVLNNHLGKANKPNNSRVDKLSAHTQSIFAEINRSSEKPSLMLRNPVRNRPDNTFLFVGDDQPIDLTKSKHSMPSSALLQPSTPMPQKYALSDIADMVKVLPKATTPKPSIPSRIPTMKLESDVRRFEDVSAEVYSIHKRKGRQSNWNPRHLLILQAQFASSLFQTSEGKYLLSDLGPQERMHISKFTGLSMTTISHWLANVKYQLRKTGGTKFLKNMDTGHPIFYCNDCASQFRSPAAFISHLESHLGFQIKDMCKMPVEHQTKVDEPELSKVLGVRATEALVTEEDVDSKFKCKLCCRTFASNHAVKLHLSKTHSKSPDNHSQYVEMDKE
- the LOC109640484 gene encoding teashirt homolog 2 isoform X1, which produces MPRRKQQAPKRAAVYMPDEDAALQDAIAEEDGENDTQTEEECSEKTSPKLSEDRELDNKSTNTYSNQNSPISVLSNQEAELESRLSDSSDRLSDFKTSSPPESQRDEESRSSKHKEETGSSLEKMRAAYANFLSDSYWTGIGMDLKMAKNTSKANCDSTNGSTKSEFDWHQDALSKTLQQTFSPKPVSKPNLFSSVHLYRQTTKPCGSVFTGASRFRCKDCSAAYDTLVELTVHMNKSGHYQDNNHGKQSNSSASSSKSRKRNLHDMEGKEDAQKVLKCMFCGHSFDSLQDLSVHMIKTKHYQKVPLKEPIPVITPKLLPPAKKRAFDTVRPCSPDSTTGISGYTEAQRAATIANANNNRYGYQNGASYTWQFETCKSQILKCMECGSSHDTLQQLTTHMMVTGHFIKVTNSASKKGKQLALDPLAIEKIQGLAEPAASDNEGEKVSPKNASPGGSERDSQGEGTSDKMEDTEAKDDKQESEDQKANNGAFKYPYLREEDLEQDSGGGGDILKSLANTVASAINKAQTGTPSWSAYPSIHAAYQLSGIIKSAPLSASPPTQLKQTFNHKLRPIAPKGKLYHGAVGVEAPQGQHQNVDIKKEKVGISDGKESQNIKFDLVENDDSDCQDDSSSSSKLDADCVNEGSEAIKGKLSPDFSDRGKTPSPSASNGRSATSEPLSDTPDVLGINPLSALQSVLNNHLGKANKPNNSRVDKLSAHTQSIFAEINRSSEKPSLMLRNPVRNRPDNTFLFVGDDQPIDLTKSKHSMPSSALLQPSTPMPQKYALSDIADMVKVLPKATTPKPSIPSRIPTMKLESDVRRFEDVSAEVYSIHKRKGRQSNWNPRHLLILQAQFASSLFQTSEGKYLLSDLGPQERMHISKFTGLSMTTISHWLANVKYQLRKTGGTKFLKNMDTGHPIFYCNDCASQFRSPAAFISHLESHLGFQIKDMCKMPVEHQTKVDEPELSKVLGVRATEALVTEEDVDSKFKCKLCCRTFASNHAVKLHLSKTHSKSPDNHSQYVEMDKE